The Quercus robur chromosome 7, dhQueRobu3.1, whole genome shotgun sequence genome has a segment encoding these proteins:
- the LOC126691218 gene encoding secreted RxLR effector protein 161-like has translation MSPNVKLTVNLLGKSVDPTLYRSMIGSLLYLTTSITDISYYVGMCAIYEANPKESYIIVVKRIIKYVNSTSNFGVWYDTDTNDVLAGYSNVDWAGNVDDRKITFGACFYLGNNLVSWMSKNQNSISFSTTEAEYIAMSNYCTQLLWMQKLFFGYGIC, from the coding sequence atgagcccaaatgttaaactcactgtAAACTTGTTAGGCAAAAGTGTTGATCCTACTCTctatagaagcatgataggtagtctCCTGTACCTCACTACTAGTATAACTGACATTAGCTACTATGTTGGTATGTGTGCAATATATGAAGCCAATCCTAAAGAGTCTTATATTATTGTGGTCAAGCGTATCATTAAATACGTTAACTCCACAAGTAACTTTGGTGTTTGGTATGATACGGACACAAATGATGTTTTGGCTGGGTATTCTAATGTTGACTGGGCTGGTAATGTTGATGATCGTAAGATTACTTTTGGTGCATGTTTCTATTTGGGAAATAATCTTGTCTCATGGATGAGTAAGAATCAAAACTCCATATCTTTTTCCACTACTGAGGCTGAATACATTGCTATGAGCAATTACTgtactcagcttctttggatgcagaaacttttttttggttatggtaTTTGTTAA